GTGCCGGTCGGCCACGCGGCGGGTCCGCGCCGCCGTGTCCAGATGCCCGGACAGGGCGGGCTCGCGGAACCAGGACCGCCGGTCGGCGGCGGGTAGCCGCGCGATCCGCTGCCTGGTCATGGCCCCGGTCAGCAGGCCGGAAGCCAGGGGTGTGCAGGCGATGACGCCGATACCGGCCCGCTCGGCGTGGGGCAGGACCGTGGTCGCGGCGGCGCGGTCGACCAGCGAGTAGGCCGGCCGCAGCGTTTCGACCGGTGCGATCGCGGAGATCCGATCCAGTTGCGCGCCATCGAAATTCGACACACCGATATGCCGGACCAAGCCCTGGTCCTTCAGCTCGGCGAGCGCGGCCCACCCCGCCTCGATCTCGGAATCCGGTTTCGGCCAATGGATCTGGTAGAGATCCAGCGCACCGGCCCCGAGTCGGTCCAGGCTGGCCTCCGCGTCGCGTAGCACCCGGTCCCGGGTGAGGCGGTGCCGCACCCGGCCGGTGCCGTTGTCCGGCAGCGAGCATTTGGTGAACAGGTACGGGCGACAGCCTCTGCCGCGCAACGTCTTCCCGATCAGCGATTCGGATCGCCCGCCGCCGTACGC
This DNA window, taken from Nocardia sp. BMG111209, encodes the following:
- a CDS encoding aldo/keto reductase codes for the protein MITTELTTTSLGSTGMRITRVGFGGWAIGGGRGSGGGPQDDARSIATIEYALECGINWIDTAAAYGGGRSESLIGKTLRGRGCRPYLFTKCSLPDNGTGRVRHRLTRDRVLRDAEASLDRLGAGALDLYQIHWPKPDSEIEAGWAALAELKDQGLVRHIGVSNFDGAQLDRISAIAPVETLRPAYSLVDRAAATTVLPHAERAGIGVIACTPLASGLLTGAMTRQRIARLPAADRRSWFREPALSGHLDTAARTRRVADRHRVAPGAVAVAWVLADPAIDAATIGFRHPAQIAAILPAADLELTTDDLAELAATARTAAGGRR